The following DNA comes from Granulicella sibirica.
GGTGGGACCAATTTACTCAATAGCCCGTACGTGCGTCCTCACATTCAAAGGGACGATGGCTTCATCCGGCTGGTTGCACCGTGCGCGGAACAGTACAAGGAAGACAACTTGGGACGGTACAACCTGGTGAACCTGCCGTATGACTATGACGGTACCTGCACCCAGGCGAACTTTCTGGCGGTACCAAGCTACGGAGAGACGACGAACACGGTATATACGGGTATTCGCCTCCCCAACGTCCACCAGTTTGACGCCAACCTCTCCAAGAACTTCCGGCTGGTGGAAAGAGCTTCCCTGCAAATCCGCCTGGAAGCGTTCAACGTGCTTAATCATCCGCTATGGTCGGAGTCGCCCGATAGCAATACGAACGATTCCACGTTTGGACTCATACAAAAGGGACCGTCGGGACAGAGTAATCTGCCTCGCCAGGTTCAACTATCGGCGAAGGTAAGCTGGTAGTTGTAACCCGCCAAATCGCTTTCCCCAGTCGATGCCGGTTCATCGACTGGGGAGTCAGCTTGAGCCGCTGTTCCGTCCTGCGCTCCTGCAGCTGCCTCTACTGTGGGCTGGGGAACGTTCGGTGAACGGCATCCACGAACTCCCTGAAATGTACCGGTGGCCGAACAAGGAATGCCTCGAGTTCACGATTCGCAGGCTGGGTATTGCCCGGACGTTTGTTTTCATAGGACCCGTATATCGGGAAGGCCCACAAATCATCACTCCTTAGGAACAGTTGATGCATATGCATTACAAAGCCAGGTTGATCCCAGCCCTCCTCATACTCCTTGCCCTCACACTCACACTGCGGGCGCAGACCCCGTCAATACCGCCCGAGGTTGAGAATGAGGCCATTCTTGGCATTCACAAAGAGCCCTACCACGCCACGCTCATGCCGTACAACGATCGTATGGAGGCGCTGGCGGCTGACCGCAAGGCTTCGAGCTGGGCCCGCACGTTGAATGGCTCCTGGAAGTTCCACTGGGTTCCGCGGCCAGAGGAGCGCCCCGTCGACTTCTACAGGCTGAGCTTTGATGTGAGCGGCTGGAAGGATATCCCTGTGCCCTCCAATATGGAGGTGCAGGGTTATGGAACCCCCATCTATACGAATTTCACGTATCCCTTCAAGAAGGACTGGCCCAGGGTCACCGGCGAACCTCCGCGCGAGTTCACCACGTATACGGAGCGCGATGCCGTCGGCAGCTATCGTCGCGAGTTTGACGTTCCGGCGAACTGGAAGAGCCGGCGTATCTTCGTCACCTTCGACGGTGTAGACTCGGCTTTCTTTCTCTATGTCAACGGCAAGAAGGTCGGATACAGCGTGAACAGCCGCAATCCTGCGGAGTTCGATCTAACCTCCTATGTGATTCCCGGCGCAAAGAATCTGATCGCCGTAGAGGTGTACCGGTTCAGCGCGGGCAGCTACATGGAAGACCAGGATATGTGGCGGCTCAGCGGCATCTTTCGCAACGTGACCCTGTGGAGCGCGCCACAGGTTCATGTGCGGGATTTCTCTCTCACGACGGACCTGGATCCCGGCTACCGTGACGGAGTTCTCCGCGTGTCCGCGAAAGTCCATAACTACTCCGCTGCACCGCAGCCGGCACGCCGTCTCCAGGTGGAGGTTGTGCCTCGCGGACAGACAGCGAGCATCGCACAGACGGAAGTCGACGTTCCCGCGCTGGCGGCAGGTGAGGAGCGGCAGGTTTCCGCTTCGCTCCCGGTTGCAAATCCTGCAAAGTGGACGGCGGAGACGCCGAATCTTTACACGGCGGTGCTGTCGTTGAGCGGCGGTGGAGGCGCGCCTGCGGAGATGCTCTCGGCGCGCACAGGGTTCCGCAAGATCGAAATCAAGAACGCCGTCTTCATGATCAACGGCGTGCCGGTGAAGCTGAAGGGAGCGAACCGTCACGAGAACTGGCCCGACACGGGGCACACCGTTTCAGAGGATCGCATGATCCGCGATCTGGAGTTGTTGAAGCGGGTGAATGCGAATCACGTGCGCACTTCGCATTACACAGACGACCCGCGGTGGTATGAGCTTGCGGACGAGTACGGCATTTACCTTGTGGCTGAGGCAAATGTCGAGTGCCACGGCTACATGAACGTGCTGGACCGGGAGCCGCGCTACGAGCCGAGCATCGTGGACCGCAATGTGGCGAATGTGGAGAACCTGAAGAACCATCCCTCGGTGGTCATCTGGTCGCTGGGCAACGAATGTGGCGGCGGCAGCAGCTTCCGGACTGCGCTCTCGGCGGTGCGGGCAATCGACAGCACACGGCCCACGCACTATGAGCCCTTCGGCGGCGGGGCAAACCTGCCCACCGACATTGAAAGCCACATGTACACCAGCCCGCAGGAACTGCAGGCGGCGGGCGAGGATGTTAAACGCACCAGGCCGATCTACCTCTGCGAATATGCGCACGCCATGAATAACTCCATGGGATCGGTGGGCGATTACAACGACCTTTTCGACAAGTATCCAACGCTGATGGGCGGAG
Coding sequences within:
- a CDS encoding glycoside hydrolase family 2 TIM barrel-domain containing protein, coding for MHMHYKARLIPALLILLALTLTLRAQTPSIPPEVENEAILGIHKEPYHATLMPYNDRMEALAADRKASSWARTLNGSWKFHWVPRPEERPVDFYRLSFDVSGWKDIPVPSNMEVQGYGTPIYTNFTYPFKKDWPRVTGEPPREFTTYTERDAVGSYRREFDVPANWKSRRIFVTFDGVDSAFFLYVNGKKVGYSVNSRNPAEFDLTSYVIPGAKNLIAVEVYRFSAGSYMEDQDMWRLSGIFRNVTLWSAPQVHVRDFSLTTDLDPGYRDGVLRVSAKVHNYSAAPQPARRLQVEVVPRGQTASIAQTEVDVPALAAGEERQVSASLPVANPAKWTAETPNLYTAVLSLSGGGGAPAEMLSARTGFRKIEIKNAVFMINGVPVKLKGANRHENWPDTGHTVSEDRMIRDLELLKRVNANHVRTSHYTDDPRWYELADEYGIYLVAEANVECHGYMNVLDREPRYEPSIVDRNVANVENLKNHPSVVIWSLGNECGGGSSFRTALSAVRAIDSTRPTHYEPFGGGANLPTDIESHMYTSPQELQAAGEDVKRTRPIYLCEYAHAMNNSMGSVGDYNDLFDKYPTLMGGAIWEWEDQGLWNGRDLNHQYMAYGGGFGDFPNDKYFIHKGVVFSDRTPKPHYPELKRAYQWVSFTPIALDRGTIGVRNRYAFTNLNTFVPHWTLSEDGMTIDGGTLPPIDVAPGASSEVTLPIRRMSRKPGREYFLQLSFELAKPELWADAGYPVATEQFVLPAAPAITREIAQSDVPASLKLAQDDRSITITGNSFRVAFDKRQGTISQIERGGTSLLMEGGGPKLYLWRAPHRNDDEWASKAWDKYGVNQLQTSVKSIKATQLGGSQVLVEATLLEQGRQGWSATYTTAYTVSGDGSIAVKNNFVPAGERIPLARIGVRLMLNTAYNRFTYLGRGPMENYSDRDRGSDVGLYSSTVQEQLTPYPKPMEAGNHEDVRWAALGGSGLPSLVAVSEGKLLQVSALPLRDEDLDQPAHAEDLPQSTSTVLTLDTRTLGVGSSSCGPKPLPQYMVWSDPTEFSYVLRLLPTGDHQYSDAARLQTLAQSQPSATNAR